The following coding sequences are from one Bradyrhizobium sp. 200 window:
- a CDS encoding LysE family translocator, protein MSHSLLIAFVMFATVMFFTPGPNNIMLLSSGLTYGFRPTIPHILGITVGFAFMVGAVGLGLGTIFIAYPILQTILKYAGVAYLVYLAWAIAMSEPPSAEQDNARGRPMTFWGAAMFQWVNAKGWVMVIGTITAYAAIAAYPWNIAIQVGLSLILGILSCTAWALFGTALRPVLTSRRAVRAFNIVMAVLLLASLYPVFMDA, encoded by the coding sequence ATGTCGCATTCGCTTTTGATCGCCTTCGTCATGTTCGCCACCGTGATGTTCTTCACGCCGGGGCCGAACAACATCATGCTGCTGTCGTCGGGGCTGACCTACGGCTTCCGCCCGACCATCCCCCACATCTTGGGGATCACGGTCGGCTTCGCCTTCATGGTCGGCGCGGTTGGCCTCGGGCTCGGGACCATCTTCATCGCCTATCCCATTTTGCAGACCATCCTGAAATATGCGGGGGTGGCCTATCTGGTCTATCTCGCCTGGGCGATCGCGATGTCCGAGCCGCCCTCGGCGGAGCAGGACAACGCCCGCGGCCGCCCGATGACGTTCTGGGGCGCGGCCATGTTCCAGTGGGTCAATGCCAAGGGCTGGGTCATGGTGATCGGCACCATCACCGCCTATGCGGCCATTGCCGCCTATCCCTGGAACATTGCGATCCAGGTCGGGCTGAGCCTGATCCTGGGCATCCTGTCCTGCACCGCCTGGGCGCTGTTCGGCACCGCCCTGCGGCCGGTCCTGACCTCCCGGCGGGCGGTGCGGGCCTTCAACATCGTCATGGCGGTGCTGCTGCTGGCCTCGCTCTATCCGGTCTTCATGGACGCATGA
- the ilvN gene encoding acetolactate synthase small subunit produces the protein MNQPASAYFLEERHDPNETHTLSVLVQNEPGVLARVIGLFSGRGYNIESLTVSETESQKHLSRITIVTTGTPMVIEQIKHQLDRMVPVYRVVDMTITGRSIERELAMVKVCGRGDSRVEALRLADAFRARVIDATTESFVFEITGNSSKISQFIDLMRPLGLVEVSRTGVAAIGRGPEGM, from the coding sequence ATGAACCAGCCCGCATCCGCCTACTTCCTGGAAGAGCGCCACGATCCCAACGAGACGCATACGCTCTCGGTGCTGGTGCAGAACGAGCCCGGCGTGCTCGCGCGCGTGATCGGGCTGTTCTCCGGCCGCGGCTACAACATCGAGAGTCTCACCGTCTCCGAGACCGAGAGCCAGAAACATCTCTCCCGCATCACCATCGTCACCACGGGCACGCCAATGGTGATCGAGCAGATCAAGCACCAGCTCGACCGCATGGTCCCGGTCTACCGCGTCGTCGACATGACGATCACCGGCCGCTCGATCGAGCGCGAACTCGCCATGGTGAAGGTGTGCGGCCGTGGCGACAGCCGGGTCGAGGCGCTGCGGCTGGCGGATGCGTTCCGCGCCCGGGTGATCGATGCCACGACCGAGAGTTTTGTGTTCGAGATCACAGGCAATTCGTCCAAGATCAGTCAATTTATCGACCTGATGCGCCCGCTCGGCCTTGTCGAGGTGTCGCGCACCGGAGTTGCCGCGATCGGGCGTGGGCCCGAGGGGATGTGA
- a CDS encoding DUF2065 domain-containing protein — MRSIAFVDFLVGVGILFVLEGLMFAASPAWMRRAMKSALATPDNILRIVGIVSAVVGLLLIWFVRR, encoded by the coding sequence ATGAGGTCCATAGCGTTCGTCGACTTCCTCGTCGGTGTGGGCATCCTTTTCGTGCTTGAAGGCCTGATGTTCGCCGCGAGCCCCGCCTGGATGCGCCGGGCGATGAAGAGCGCGCTGGCAACGCCGGACAATATCCTGCGGATCGTCGGCATCGTCTCGGCGGTCGTGGGTCTGCTCCTGATCTGGTTCGTGCGGCGGTAG
- a CDS encoding acetolactate synthase 3 large subunit translates to MTDKSHDPNQMTGAAMIVRALIDHGVQHIFGYPGGAVLPIYDEIFQQSEVEHILVRHEQGAGHAAEGYARSTGKPGVVLVTSGPGATNMVTPLTDALMDSIPLVCITGQVPTHLIGNDAFQECDTVGITRPCTKHNWLVRDVNDLAKVLHEAFYVAASGRPGPVLVDVPKDVQFATGTYHPPRKSDVHVSYTPRVKGDAAQIRKAVALLAGAKRPVIYSGGGVINSGIEASKLLRELVEATGFPITSTLMGLGAYPATGKNWLGMLGMHGTYEANMAMHDCDVMLCVGARFDDRITGRVDAFSPGSKKIHIDIDPSSINKNIRVDVPIIGDAANVLGDLLQVFKAEARKPDIKSWWQEIATWRARNSLAYKKSNDVILPQYAIQKLFEATRGHDTYITTEVGQHQMWAAQFFGFEEPHRWMTSGGLGTMGYGLPAALGVQVAHRDSLVIDIAGDASVQMTMQEMSTAVQHELPIKIFILNNQYMGMVRQWQQLLHGNRLSHSYSEALPDFVKLADAFGCVGLQAIKPSDLDGALKEMISVKRPVLFDCRVAALENCFPMIPSGKAHNEMLLPVEATDEATAAAFAGGKALV, encoded by the coding sequence ATGACCGACAAGAGCCACGATCCGAACCAGATGACCGGCGCTGCGATGATCGTGCGCGCGCTCATCGATCATGGCGTCCAGCACATCTTCGGCTATCCCGGCGGTGCGGTGCTTCCGATCTATGACGAGATTTTCCAGCAGAGCGAGGTCGAGCACATCCTGGTCCGCCATGAGCAGGGCGCCGGCCACGCGGCGGAAGGCTATGCGCGCTCGACCGGCAAGCCGGGCGTGGTGCTGGTGACCTCGGGCCCCGGCGCCACCAACATGGTGACGCCGCTGACGGATGCGCTGATGGATTCGATTCCGCTGGTCTGCATCACCGGGCAAGTCCCCACTCATTTGATCGGCAATGACGCGTTCCAGGAATGCGACACCGTCGGCATCACCCGTCCCTGCACCAAGCACAACTGGCTGGTGCGCGACGTCAACGATCTGGCGAAAGTGCTGCACGAGGCATTCTATGTCGCGGCATCGGGCCGTCCCGGCCCCGTGCTGGTCGACGTGCCGAAGGACGTGCAGTTCGCGACTGGCACCTATCATCCGCCGCGCAAGTCCGACGTGCATGTCTCCTACACGCCGCGGGTGAAGGGCGATGCCGCCCAGATCCGCAAGGCCGTGGCGTTGCTCGCCGGCGCAAAGCGCCCGGTGATCTATAGCGGCGGCGGCGTCATCAATTCCGGAATCGAAGCGTCGAAATTGCTGCGCGAGCTGGTGGAAGCTACCGGCTTCCCGATCACCTCGACCCTGATGGGCCTCGGCGCTTATCCCGCGACCGGCAAGAACTGGCTCGGCATGCTCGGCATGCACGGCACTTATGAAGCCAACATGGCGATGCATGATTGTGACGTCATGCTATGCGTCGGCGCGCGGTTCGACGACCGCATCACCGGCCGCGTCGATGCGTTCTCGCCGGGCTCGAAGAAGATCCACATCGACATCGACCCGTCCTCGATCAACAAGAACATCCGTGTCGACGTGCCGATCATCGGCGACGCCGCCAATGTGCTCGGTGATCTGCTGCAGGTGTTCAAGGCGGAAGCCAGGAAGCCCGACATCAAGAGCTGGTGGCAGGAGATTGCCACCTGGCGCGCGCGTAATTCGCTCGCCTACAAGAAGAGCAACGACGTCATCCTGCCGCAGTACGCTATCCAGAAGCTGTTCGAGGCGACGCGCGGCCATGACACCTACATCACGACCGAGGTCGGCCAGCACCAGATGTGGGCGGCGCAGTTCTTCGGTTTCGAGGAACCGCACCGCTGGATGACGTCGGGCGGCCTCGGCACCATGGGCTACGGCCTGCCGGCGGCGCTCGGCGTGCAGGTCGCGCATCGCGACAGTCTCGTGATCGATATCGCCGGCGACGCCTCGGTGCAGATGACGATGCAGGAGATGTCGACGGCGGTTCAGCACGAGCTGCCGATCAAGATCTTCATCCTGAACAACCAGTATATGGGCATGGTGCGGCAGTGGCAGCAGCTCCTCCATGGCAACCGGCTGTCGCATTCCTACTCCGAGGCGCTGCCGGATTTCGTCAAGCTGGCGGACGCGTTCGGCTGCGTCGGCCTGCAGGCGATCAAGCCATCCGATCTCGACGGCGCGCTGAAGGAGATGATCTCGGTCAAGCGGCCGGTGCTGTTCGATTGCCGCGTCGCGGCGCTGGAAAACTGTTTCCCGATGATTCCGTCCGGCAAGGCGCATAACGAAATGCTGTTGCCGGTGGAAGCCACCGACGAAGCCACCGCCGCCGCGTTCGCCGGCGGCAAGGCGCTGGTGTGA
- a CDS encoding Do family serine endopeptidase, giving the protein MTEPALSRRLRLMGIAISFSAASLLASVPASARGPDGIADIAEKVIDSVVNISTSQSVEAKGGGGSREAMPQLPPGSPFEEFFDDFFKNRRGGAPKGGERGEMQPPRKTNSLGSGFIIDATGVVVTNNHVIADADEINVIMNDGTKIKAELVGVDKKTDIAVLKFKPVKPLVAVKFGDSDKLRLGEWVIAIGNPFSLGGSVTAGIVSARNRDISQGPYDNYIQTDASINRGNSGGPLFNLEGEVVGVNTLIISPTGGSIGLGFAVPSKTVAGVVDQLRQFGELRRGWLGVRIQQVTDEIAESLNIKPARGALVAGVDDKGPAKPAGIEPGDVVVKFDGKDVKDPKDLSRVVADTAVGKEVDVVIIRKGKEESRKVTLGRLEDTEKVQQAAAKTKEDPVEKPVTQKALGLDLAALSKDLRTKYKVKDSVKGVIVTGVDNGSDAAEKRLSAGDIIVEVAQEAVTNAADIKKRVDQLKKDGKKSVLLLVSNGEGELRFVALSVQ; this is encoded by the coding sequence ATGACCGAACCCGCCTTGAGTCGCCGCCTGCGCCTGATGGGGATTGCGATCTCGTTCAGCGCCGCCAGCTTGCTGGCCTCGGTGCCGGCCAGCGCGCGCGGGCCGGACGGCATCGCCGATATTGCCGAGAAGGTGATCGACTCGGTCGTCAACATCTCGACCTCGCAGAGCGTGGAGGCCAAGGGCGGCGGAGGCAGCAGGGAAGCGATGCCGCAATTGCCGCCGGGCTCGCCGTTCGAGGAGTTCTTCGACGATTTCTTCAAGAACCGCCGCGGCGGTGCGCCCAAGGGCGGCGAGCGGGGCGAGATGCAGCCGCCGCGCAAGACCAATTCGCTCGGTTCCGGCTTCATCATCGATGCCACCGGCGTCGTCGTCACCAACAATCACGTCATCGCGGATGCCGACGAGATCAACGTGATCATGAACGACGGCACCAAGATCAAGGCCGAACTGGTCGGGGTCGACAAGAAGACCGATATCGCGGTCCTGAAGTTCAAGCCGGTGAAGCCGCTGGTCGCGGTGAAGTTCGGCGATTCCGACAAGCTGCGGCTCGGCGAGTGGGTGATCGCGATCGGCAACCCGTTCAGCCTCGGCGGCTCGGTCACGGCCGGTATCGTATCGGCGCGCAACCGCGACATCAGCCAGGGACCGTACGACAACTACATCCAGACCGACGCCTCCATCAACCGCGGCAATTCCGGCGGACCGCTGTTCAACCTCGAAGGCGAGGTGGTCGGCGTCAACACGCTGATCATCTCGCCGACCGGCGGTTCGATCGGCCTCGGCTTCGCGGTGCCGTCGAAGACGGTGGCGGGTGTCGTCGATCAGCTTCGGCAGTTCGGCGAACTGCGTCGCGGCTGGCTCGGCGTGCGGATCCAGCAGGTCACCGACGAGATCGCCGAAAGCCTCAACATCAAGCCCGCCCGCGGCGCGCTGGTGGCCGGCGTCGACGACAAGGGACCGGCGAAACCCGCCGGCATCGAGCCCGGCGACGTCGTCGTCAAGTTCGACGGCAAGGACGTCAAGGATCCCAAGGATCTCTCGCGCGTCGTCGCCGACACCGCGGTCGGCAAGGAAGTCGACGTGGTCATCATCCGTAAGGGCAAAGAGGAATCCCGCAAGGTCACGCTCGGCCGCCTCGAGGACACCGAAAAGGTGCAGCAGGCCGCCGCCAAGACCAAGGAAGACCCCGTCGAAAAGCCGGTCACGCAAAAGGCGCTCGGCCTCGATCTCGCCGCGCTGAGCAAGGATCTGCGCACGAAGTACAAGGTCAAGGACAGCGTCAAGGGCGTGATCGTCACCGGCGTAGACAACGGTTCCGATGCCGCCGAAAAGCGGCTCTCGGCCGGCGACATCATCGTCGAAGTGGCGCAGGAAGCCGTCACCAACGCGGCCGACATCAAGAAGCGCGTCGATCAGCTCAAGAAGGACGGCAAGAAGTCGGTGCTGCTGCTGGTGTCGAACGGCGAGGGCGAATTGCGTTTTGTGGCGCTGAGCGTGCAGTAG
- a CDS encoding EamA family transporter, whose protein sequence is MKPADVCIAVLVAVIWGLAFVASRIALNEFSPELMTTLRFAIAALPCLFVARPKVSWMVLASISFTLFLGQFLAQAFAIAHGVPVGLSSVIVQSQALFTIGFAALLFRERPGAWQTVGIGIATVGLLMICGTIGYDFSIGAFAILMISPLSFAAGNLLLRRAQGVPMFDLFAWLCLVAAIPLFALTLVSNGPQPTWHALTHMSLTGLLCMIGLGGVSTSIAYWLWGRLLRDYPAAQVVPFALLVPFVGSAASSLVFGETFGPLRLTGMVTVVGGIAIMLLSKRPKALEKQVLPKIA, encoded by the coding sequence ATGAAACCGGCCGATGTCTGCATCGCCGTGCTGGTCGCGGTGATCTGGGGGCTTGCCTTTGTCGCAAGCCGCATCGCGCTGAACGAATTTTCGCCGGAACTGATGACGACGCTGCGCTTCGCCATCGCGGCGTTGCCGTGCCTGTTCGTGGCGCGGCCAAAGGTTTCATGGATGGTGCTGGCCTCGATCAGCTTCACGCTGTTCCTCGGCCAGTTCCTCGCCCAGGCCTTTGCCATCGCCCACGGCGTTCCCGTCGGACTTTCCAGCGTGATCGTGCAGAGCCAGGCGCTGTTCACCATCGGCTTCGCCGCGCTGTTGTTCCGCGAGCGGCCGGGTGCGTGGCAGACGGTCGGCATCGGCATTGCCACGGTCGGCCTGCTGATGATCTGCGGCACCATCGGTTATGATTTCAGCATCGGTGCCTTCGCGATATTGATGATCTCTCCGCTCAGCTTTGCAGCCGGCAATCTTCTGCTCCGGCGCGCGCAGGGCGTGCCGATGTTTGACCTGTTCGCGTGGCTGTGTCTGGTCGCGGCGATCCCGCTGTTTGCGCTGACGCTGGTCAGCAACGGTCCGCAGCCGACCTGGCATGCGCTGACCCACATGTCGCTGACCGGCCTGTTGTGCATGATCGGTCTCGGCGGGGTCTCCACCAGCATCGCCTACTGGCTGTGGGGGAGGCTGCTGCGGGATTACCCGGCGGCGCAGGTGGTGCCGTTCGCGCTGCTGGTGCCGTTCGTCGGCTCCGCCGCCTCGAGCTTGGTGTTCGGCGAAACCTTTGGCCCGCTTCGGCTGACCGGGATGGTCACCGTGGTCGGCGGCATTGCCATCATGCTGCTGTCGAAGCGGCCCAAGGCCTTAGAAAAACAAGTTCTGCCAAAGATCGCGTGA
- a CDS encoding XRE family transcriptional regulator, with product MMDVKPLHNERDYDWAIREVSRYFESEPEPGTADGDRFEVLSTLIKAYEDAHFATKHGDPVDVLHFAIESMGRSQAELAGLIGRNRASEILNRVRPLTLDMIRTISQEWNLPIEALAARYDLAGAYA from the coding sequence ATGATGGACGTAAAGCCTCTCCATAATGAACGGGATTACGACTGGGCGATCCGCGAAGTGTCCCGTTATTTCGAATCCGAACCCGAGCCCGGCACCGCCGATGGCGATCGTTTCGAGGTTCTATCTACCCTCATCAAGGCGTACGAAGACGCGCACTTCGCAACGAAGCATGGCGATCCTGTCGATGTTCTGCATTTTGCGATCGAATCCATGGGCAGGTCGCAAGCGGAACTGGCCGGTTTGATTGGCCGGAATCGTGCGTCCGAAATATTGAATCGCGTCCGTCCCTTAACGCTGGATATGATCCGCACCATTAGCCAGGAATGGAATCTTCCAATCGAGGCATTGGCGGCTCGGTATGATCTGGCCGGCGCCTACGCTTAG
- a CDS encoding DUF4160 domain-containing protein, whose protein sequence is MPTVLRWGPYRAFFYSNEGNEPPHVHVRSGDSEAKFWLHDLSVAVNAGFPTHEIGAIIRHLRTQRDFLEGQWHEHFRN, encoded by the coding sequence ATGCCCACGGTGCTGCGCTGGGGGCCCTACCGGGCGTTCTTCTATTCGAACGAAGGGAACGAGCCGCCGCATGTTCACGTCAGATCCGGCGATTCTGAAGCCAAGTTTTGGCTTCACGACCTGTCAGTGGCGGTCAACGCGGGATTTCCCACCCATGAAATCGGCGCTATCATCCGACACCTGAGGACACAACGCGATTTCCTCGAAGGCCAATGGCATGAGCACTTTAGAAATTGA
- the serB gene encoding phosphoserine phosphatase SerB: MSLVATLICNPANPALDTTIVDGALAVLPSPGSAQWLFDEVAVDIPFDHQVRGPDDIKAIETRLQKARGDLPIDIVVQPVAARRKKLFLADMDSTMIGQECIDELADFAGLKAHVAGITERAMRGEIEFEPALRERVALLKDLPVSVVDEVLAKRITPTPGGRELVMTMRANGAYTCLISGGFTLFTNAVAARIGFQENRANELRVRDGRFIGEVAEPILGRAAKLATLIELRESFDLDEIDTLVTGDGANDLGMIQAAGLGVAYHAKPAVAAAAAARIDYGDLTALLYAQGYRREEFVGG; this comes from the coding sequence ATGTCCCTAGTCGCCACCCTTATCTGCAACCCGGCCAATCCGGCGCTCGACACCACCATCGTCGACGGCGCGCTGGCCGTTCTGCCCTCGCCCGGATCAGCACAATGGCTGTTCGACGAGGTGGCGGTCGACATTCCCTTCGACCATCAGGTCAGGGGGCCTGACGACATCAAGGCGATCGAAACCCGCCTGCAAAAGGCGCGCGGCGACCTGCCGATCGACATTGTCGTGCAGCCAGTCGCGGCCAGGCGCAAGAAGCTTTTTCTGGCTGACATGGATTCCACCATGATCGGCCAGGAATGCATCGACGAGCTGGCCGATTTCGCCGGGCTGAAGGCGCATGTCGCCGGGATCACCGAGCGCGCCATGCGCGGCGAAATCGAATTCGAGCCGGCGCTACGCGAGCGCGTCGCGCTGCTGAAGGATCTCCCGGTCAGCGTGGTCGACGAGGTGCTGGCAAAGCGCATCACGCCGACGCCGGGAGGCCGCGAGCTGGTCATGACCATGCGCGCCAACGGCGCCTACACCTGCCTGATCTCGGGCGGCTTCACGCTGTTCACCAACGCGGTCGCCGCCAGGATTGGCTTCCAGGAGAACCGCGCCAACGAGCTCAGAGTTCGCGACGGCAGGTTCATCGGCGAAGTGGCTGAACCGATCCTCGGCCGCGCCGCCAAGCTGGCAACGCTGATCGAGCTTCGCGAGTCCTTCGACCTCGACGAAATCGACACGCTGGTGACCGGCGACGGCGCCAACGATCTCGGCATGATCCAGGCCGCGGGGCTAGGCGTCGCCTATCACGCCAAGCCGGCGGTCGCCGCCGCTGCCGCCGCGCGGATCGACTACGGCGACCTCACCGCGCTGCTGTATGCGCAGGGATATCGGCGCGAGGAGTTTGTGGGGGGATAG
- a CDS encoding type II toxin-antitoxin system HigB family toxin, whose product MNVIARKALQVFWKRYPQAEIPLGTWYQIISKGEWSGPADLKRAFGNNVDFVGDNRAIFDIGGNKYRLVVHFSYKFKTALIKFVGTHAEYDGIDAETV is encoded by the coding sequence ATGAACGTAATAGCAAGGAAGGCACTTCAGGTCTTTTGGAAGCGATACCCTCAGGCCGAGATACCGCTCGGCACCTGGTATCAAATCATTTCCAAAGGCGAGTGGAGTGGGCCCGCGGACCTGAAGAGAGCGTTCGGGAATAACGTGGATTTTGTCGGAGACAACAGAGCCATCTTTGATATAGGCGGGAACAAGTATCGCCTTGTCGTCCACTTTTCCTACAAGTTCAAAACCGCCCTCATCAAGTTTGTCGGTACGCATGCAGAGTATGACGGCATAGATGCGGAGACGGTGTGA
- the miaA gene encoding tRNA (adenosine(37)-N6)-dimethylallyltransferase MiaA, with translation MQAYQLDLSKAVLIAGPTASGKSALALELAQKTGGIVINTDSMQVYRDLRIITARPTPEEEARVPHRLYGHVDAAVNFSAGAWVADAAKVLAEARAEKRLPIFIGGSGLYFKALTRGLSAVPPIPPETREAVRARLERDGVEALHAELARRDPVSAERLKPRDRTRIARALEVVEATGRALPDWHREGLPPLLPRSEFSALFLAPERDQLYARIDARFDVMLGAGALDEVAALAARKLDPLLPAMKAHGVPALIRYLTGEITREQASEIGRADTRHYAKRQFTWFRHQLPEFEWVAPEAARGWTA, from the coding sequence ATGCAGGCGTATCAGCTAGATTTGAGCAAGGCCGTGCTTATCGCAGGGCCGACCGCCAGCGGCAAGTCGGCCCTGGCGCTCGAATTGGCGCAAAAGACCGGCGGAATCGTCATCAACACCGATTCCATGCAGGTCTACCGGGATCTTCGCATCATTACGGCACGGCCGACGCCGGAGGAGGAGGCCCGTGTGCCGCACCGGCTCTATGGCCATGTCGACGCCGCCGTGAATTTTTCGGCCGGGGCCTGGGTCGCGGATGCCGCCAAAGTGCTGGCGGAGGCGCGGGCGGAAAAACGACTACCGATCTTCATCGGCGGCTCCGGCCTGTACTTCAAGGCGTTGACGCGCGGCCTTTCCGCGGTACCGCCGATCCCACCGGAGACACGCGAGGCCGTTCGCGCGCGGCTGGAACGCGACGGCGTCGAGGCGCTGCACGCTGAACTGGCGCGACGCGATCCCGTCTCCGCCGAACGGTTGAAGCCGCGCGACCGCACGCGGATTGCCCGTGCGCTGGAGGTCGTGGAAGCCACCGGCCGCGCGCTGCCGGACTGGCATCGCGAAGGCCTGCCGCCGCTGCTGCCTCGGAGCGAATTCTCTGCGCTGTTTCTCGCGCCCGAACGCGATCAGCTTTACGCGCGGATCGATGCGCGGTTCGATGTGATGCTGGGCGCGGGTGCACTGGATGAGGTCGCGGCGCTTGCCGCGCGAAAACTCGATCCCCTGCTGCCGGCCATGAAGGCCCATGGCGTACCGGCCCTTATCCGCTACCTCACCGGAGAGATCACGCGCGAACAGGCCTCCGAAATCGGCCGCGCCGATACCCGTCATTACGCCAAGCGGCAGTTCACCTGGTTCAGGCACCAACTGCCGGAGTTCGAATGGGTAGCCCCGGAAGCGGCGAGGGGGTGGACCGCGTAG
- a CDS encoding DUF2442 domain-containing protein, with protein sequence MSTLEIDVGDIRPVSVAFTADELVVTLADGRRIATPLAWYPRLRDASASARGNFELMAMGIHWPELDEDLGIAGMLRGRPAM encoded by the coding sequence ATGAGCACTTTAGAAATTGATGTCGGCGATATCAGGCCGGTTTCGGTCGCCTTCACCGCCGATGAACTCGTGGTGACGCTGGCGGATGGCCGCCGGATTGCGACGCCCCTTGCATGGTATCCCCGACTCCGCGATGCCAGCGCATCAGCACGCGGAAACTTTGAGCTGATGGCGATGGGCATTCACTGGCCGGAACTCGACGAAGACCTAGGTATCGCCGGGATGCTGCGCGGCCGACCGGCAATGTGA
- a CDS encoding class I SAM-dependent methyltransferase — protein sequence MLARDWYYTQRRQLGLDSAVASIYDRHDDSDDRARAALSMLGVQRGWRVADIGCGNGVLACEAALMGAEVDAIDISPAMLALANIQARDRKVAIRTQPAGLLSFAYQPSSYDLIVSEFTLHHLPDFWKAVALARIYTALKPGANFYLRDIVFVTMPDGVERDVDQWADFTIKNHDFQREGVVTHMRDEYSTFGWVIERMLTDVGFTLESVDYHAPLHGTYLLRKPKPDQQS from the coding sequence ATGCTGGCGCGTGACTGGTATTACACTCAAAGACGGCAGCTCGGGCTCGATTCCGCGGTCGCCTCGATCTATGACCGCCATGACGACAGCGATGACCGCGCGCGTGCCGCTCTGAGCATGCTCGGCGTGCAGCGCGGCTGGCGGGTGGCCGATATCGGTTGCGGCAACGGCGTCCTGGCCTGCGAGGCGGCGCTGATGGGGGCCGAAGTCGATGCCATCGACATTTCGCCGGCGATGCTGGCGCTCGCCAACATCCAGGCCCGCGACCGCAAGGTCGCGATCCGCACCCAGCCGGCCGGCCTGTTGAGCTTTGCCTACCAGCCGAGTTCGTATGATCTGATCGTCAGCGAATTCACGCTGCATCATCTGCCGGATTTCTGGAAGGCGGTGGCGCTGGCCCGGATCTATACTGCGCTGAAACCCGGCGCGAATTTCTACCTGCGCGACATCGTGTTCGTCACGATGCCTGACGGCGTCGAGCGCGATGTGGACCAGTGGGCCGATTTCACCATCAAGAACCACGATTTCCAGCGGGAGGGCGTGGTCACCCATATGCGCGACGAATACTCGACCTTCGGCTGGGTGATCGAGCGCATGCTGACCGATGTCGGCTTCACGCTGGAATCGGTCGACTATCATGCCCCGCTGCACGGAACCTATCTTCTGCGCAAACCGAAGCCGGACCAACAGAGCTAG
- a CDS encoding threonine dehydratase — MFDLRELERAHEIVGQAVPPTPAHAWPLLAQRLGTSVVVKHENHTPIGAFKVRGGLVYLDRLKRERPNTPGIISATRGNHGQSLAFAAGRHGVPAVIYVPQGNSVEKNRAMRAFGAELVEHGEDFQAAAEEAARRAQFAGLHMVPSFHPDLVLGVATYALELLRSAPDLDVLYAPIGQGSGICGCIMARDLLGAKTEIVGVQSTEAPSYALSFAAGTVVTTETSNTLADGMATRVPVAEALAIIRKGASRIVQVTDDEVAAAVRAYWTDTHNLAEGAGAAALAAALQEKAKLAGKCVGLILSGGNIDFDLFRKWVMPKGAVAERMAV, encoded by the coding sequence ATGTTTGACCTTAGGGAGCTCGAACGCGCGCATGAGATCGTGGGGCAGGCGGTGCCGCCGACGCCGGCGCATGCCTGGCCGCTGCTCGCGCAACGTCTCGGTACGAGCGTCGTGGTCAAGCACGAGAACCACACGCCGATCGGCGCCTTCAAGGTGCGCGGCGGGCTGGTCTATCTCGACCGGCTGAAGCGGGAGCGGCCGAACACGCCCGGAATCATTTCCGCCACGCGCGGCAATCACGGGCAGAGCCTTGCATTCGCCGCCGGACGTCACGGCGTTCCGGCGGTGATTTATGTGCCGCAGGGCAATTCGGTCGAGAAGAACCGCGCCATGCGCGCGTTCGGCGCCGAGCTGGTCGAGCATGGCGAGGACTTTCAGGCGGCAGCCGAGGAAGCCGCGCGCCGTGCCCAGTTTGCCGGCCTCCACATGGTGCCGTCGTTCCATCCGGACCTCGTGCTCGGCGTTGCGACCTATGCGCTCGAATTGCTGCGCTCAGCGCCTGATCTCGACGTGCTCTATGCGCCGATCGGGCAGGGCTCTGGAATCTGCGGCTGCATCATGGCGCGCGATCTGCTGGGGGCCAAGACCGAAATCGTCGGCGTGCAGTCGACTGAAGCGCCGTCTTACGCCCTGTCGTTTGCGGCCGGCACGGTCGTGACGACAGAGACCAGCAACACTCTCGCCGACGGCATGGCCACGCGCGTTCCCGTTGCCGAGGCGCTCGCGATCATCCGCAAGGGCGCCTCGCGCATCGTGCAGGTCACCGACGACGAAGTCGCCGCGGCGGTGCGCGCTTACTGGACCGACACGCACAATCTCGCCGAAGGCGCGGGCGCGGCTGCGCTGGCCGCGGCGCTGCAGGAGAAGGCAAAGCTCGCCGGCAAGTGCGTCGGGCTGATCCTGTCTGGCGGCAATATCGATTTCGATCTGTTCCGAAAATGGGTGATGCCGAAAGGCGCCGTCGCCGAGAGGATGGCGGTGTGA